The following proteins come from a genomic window of Sardina pilchardus chromosome 13, fSarPil1.1, whole genome shotgun sequence:
- the LOC134099928 gene encoding gap junction delta-2 protein: protein MGDWSILGRFLTEVQNHSTVIGKIWLTMLLIFRILLVTLVGDAVYSDEQSKFTCNTLQPGCNNVCYDTFAPVSHLRFWVFQIVLVSTPSIFYIVYVLHKIAKDEKLELETVQVQVQQGKRPVGDYLGQTERGEGQGGQHYEEDWGPPQEDEFVGQSLLDEDYREVGKDPTQLSSQVLLTYIVHVVLRSVMEITFLVGQYYLFGFEVPHLFRCETYPCPTRTDCFVSRATEKTIFLNFMFSISLGCFLLNIVELHYLGWVYIFRVLCSACSVCCRRPERDPAERMGLYAHDHHNPLLLQLKHSLRGHLILQSPAPGGQEKVGGGGGLLAHAPAISFETDSTVECTSKRSPEDRERMRVKLANMAKLGRTKKSWL from the exons ATGGGAGACTGGTCAATCCTCGGACGCTTCCTCACCGAGGTGCAGAACCACTCGACGGTCATCGGCAAGATCTGGCTGACCATGCTGCTGATCTTCCGCATCCTGCTGGTGACGCTGGTGGGCGACGCGGTCTACAGCGACGAGCAGTCCAAGTTCACCTGCAACACGCTGCAGCCCGGCTGCAACAACGTCTGCTATGACACCTTCGCGCCCGTCTCGCACCTGCGCTTCTGGGTCTTCCAGATCGTCCTGGTCTCCACGCCGTCCATCTTCTACATCGTCTACGTGCTGCACAAGATCGCCAAGGACGagaagctggagctggagacggtgcaggtgcaggtgcagcaGGGCAAGCGTCCGGTCGGGGACTACCTGGGCCAGACGGAGAGGGGCGAGGGTCAGGGGGGTCAGCACTACGAGGAGGACTGGGGCCCGCCGCAGGAGGACGAGTTTGTGGGGCAGAGCCTACTGGACGAGGACTACCGGGAGGTGGGCAAGGACCCCACGCAGCTGTCCAGCCAGGTCCTGCTCACGTACATCGTCCACGTGGTGCTGCGCTCGGTCATGGAGATCACCTTCCTGGTGGGCCAGTACTACCTGTTCGGCTTCGAGGTGCCGCACCTGTTCCGCTGCGAGACCTACCCGTGCCCGACGCGCACCGACTGCTTCGTGTCGCGCGCCACCGAGAAGACCATCTTCCTCAACTTCATGTTCAGCATCAGCCTGGGCTGCTTCCTGCTCAACATCGTGGAGCTGCACTACCTGGGCTGGGTCTACATCTTCCGCGTGCTCTGCTCCGCCTGCTCCGTGTGCTGCCGCCGGCCCGAGAGGGACCCCGCCGAGCGCATGGGCCTCTACGCCCACGACCACCACAAccccctgctgctgcagctcaagCACTCGCTGCGCGGACACCTCATCCTGCAGAGCCCGGCGCCCGGCGGACAGGAGAAGGTCgggg GCGGGGGCGGACTGCTCGCCCACGCGCCGGCCATCTCCTTCGAGACGGACTCCACGGTGGAGTGCACGTCCAAGCGGAGCCCGGAGGACAGGGAGCGCATGAGGGTCAAGCTGGCCAACATGGCCAAGCTGGGCCGGACCAAGAAGTCCTGGCTATGA